Proteins from a genomic interval of Actinoalloteichus hymeniacidonis:
- a CDS encoding polysaccharide pyruvyl transferase family protein codes for MSSDSGRPLYYLVGTTGFPNYGDEIIAATWLRYLAQVAPEAEVWLDCPSPGPAQVMLGDLHPRVRFTDTLWRLCWEAPTDEPWGVADFAQRCVDFPGLAPRWVAGVELLVRADVVHIIGGGYVNRIWPRHVGLLAGAAAAVRRSGGKAAMTGVGLFPAPSYSEPLLRELAQRFEVVDVRDAKSADMLSKTVPVIHSCDDVFFGLGPHLYRQDDDVREVMVCMQSDLVELGVPRLAGFVLDTLREWGVDSTRLGVVECIPRVDREVFSLIEHELPDARFYPLSELMDTGLPAAPGQTWISSRFHPHLIASAVGASGVAVSVSPDYYATKHRSLIDLGSGWTMVEDVTETPVRPDAGGYSPEALREYRLRKDQVARQIYAS; via the coding sequence ATGAGCAGCGACAGCGGGCGGCCGCTTTATTACCTGGTGGGTACTACCGGCTTCCCGAACTATGGGGACGAGATCATCGCGGCCACCTGGCTGCGCTATCTCGCGCAGGTGGCCCCGGAGGCCGAGGTCTGGCTGGACTGCCCGAGCCCCGGCCCGGCTCAGGTGATGCTCGGCGACCTACACCCGAGGGTTCGCTTCACCGACACGCTGTGGCGGCTGTGCTGGGAGGCGCCGACCGACGAGCCGTGGGGCGTCGCCGACTTCGCCCAACGCTGCGTCGACTTCCCCGGTCTGGCGCCCCGCTGGGTGGCGGGCGTCGAACTGCTGGTGCGCGCCGACGTCGTGCACATCATCGGCGGCGGCTATGTGAACCGGATCTGGCCGAGACACGTCGGCCTGCTGGCCGGTGCCGCCGCAGCCGTCCGCCGCTCCGGCGGCAAGGCGGCCATGACCGGTGTGGGACTGTTCCCGGCCCCCAGCTACAGCGAACCGCTGCTGCGTGAACTGGCCCAACGCTTCGAGGTCGTCGATGTCCGCGACGCGAAATCGGCCGACATGCTCAGCAAGACCGTCCCGGTCATCCACAGCTGCGACGACGTCTTCTTCGGGCTGGGACCGCATCTCTACCGCCAGGACGACGACGTCCGCGAGGTCATGGTCTGCATGCAGTCCGACCTGGTGGAGCTGGGCGTGCCCCGACTGGCCGGGTTCGTGTTGGACACCCTGCGGGAATGGGGGGTCGACTCGACGCGGCTGGGCGTGGTGGAGTGCATCCCCCGGGTGGACCGCGAGGTGTTCTCCCTCATCGAGCACGAGCTGCCCGATGCCCGTTTTTATCCGCTGTCCGAACTGATGGACACCGGATTGCCCGCCGCGCCGGGTCAGACCTGGATCTCCAGCCGCTTCCACCCGCACCTGATCGCCTCGGCGGTCGGGGCGAGCGGAGTGGCGGTGAGCGTCAGCCCCGACTACTACGCGACCAAACATCGCTCGTTGATCGATCTCGGTAGCGGCTGGACGATGGTGGAGGACGTCACCGAGACACCCGTCCGCCCCGACGCCGGTGGCTACAGCCCGGAGGCGCTGCGCGAGTACCGGCTGCGCAAGGACCAGGTGGCCCGGCAGATCTACGCGTCGTGA
- a CDS encoding serine hydrolase, which yields MTENSDAVTSTAVVDEITDTFAAIGVTGRLHALSLTTDREVGADPDTPVVLASVVKVLIALEYARQATAGLLDPTSMVWVRDGDRLGGTGTAGFLDDVALSLRDLAGSMMSVSDNTAADLLLDRIGLAALRSAIGELGLGATTVLGAPRDILATIIEDVGADDDAEFAIRFAAAAHGDGRRVRAFDPAGTTSSTPRDMTRLLSLIWRDLAGSAAACAEVRRLMSAQLNWHRLAAGFDDEVLVAAKSGSLPPIRNEIGVITYPDGRGYAVSVFVELTGMPGRRPDVDVAIGRAARLAVDWLRATDDASASPG from the coding sequence GTGACCGAGAATTCCGACGCCGTGACCAGCACGGCCGTGGTCGACGAGATCACCGATACGTTCGCCGCCATCGGGGTCACGGGGCGGCTGCATGCACTGAGCCTGACCACCGATCGGGAGGTCGGCGCCGACCCCGACACGCCGGTCGTACTCGCCTCGGTGGTCAAGGTGCTCATCGCGCTGGAGTACGCGCGCCAGGCCACGGCCGGCCTGTTGGATCCGACGTCGATGGTGTGGGTGCGCGACGGCGACCGGCTCGGCGGAACGGGGACGGCCGGTTTCCTCGACGACGTCGCGCTGAGCCTGCGGGATCTGGCCGGGTCGATGATGTCGGTGAGCGACAACACCGCCGCCGACCTATTGCTGGATCGGATCGGCCTGGCTGCGCTGCGGTCCGCCATCGGCGAACTCGGTCTGGGCGCGACCACCGTGTTGGGAGCGCCGAGGGACATCCTCGCCACGATCATCGAGGACGTGGGAGCCGACGACGACGCCGAGTTCGCCATCCGGTTCGCGGCTGCGGCCCACGGCGACGGACGTCGCGTGCGGGCCTTCGACCCGGCGGGGACCACGTCGAGCACCCCGAGGGACATGACCCGGTTACTGAGCCTGATCTGGCGTGACCTGGCTGGCTCGGCGGCGGCCTGCGCCGAGGTGCGGCGCCTGATGTCCGCCCAGTTGAACTGGCATCGGCTGGCGGCGGGCTTCGATGACGAGGTGCTCGTGGCCGCGAAATCGGGTTCGCTGCCACCCATCCGCAACGAGATCGGCGTGATCACCTATCCCGATGGCCGCGGGTATGCAGTGTCGGTGTTCGTGGAATTGACCGGGATGCCGGGGCGACGACCCGATGTCGACGTGGCGATCGGGCGGGCGGCCCGGTTGGCGGTGGACTGGCTGCGGGCGACCGACGACGCGTCGGCCTCGCCCGGTTGA
- a CDS encoding dynamin family protein: MTAAGGRQPFSGPLSAAVANLCQRLQQQVSPRTAAGFREVLRRLDAPLQLAVAGRIKSGKSTLVNALIGRRVAPTDIGECTRLVTRFQYGTVDRIEVVFTDGGKQVLPFEPGGMIPASLGVDIDKVSHIEAFLTNAVLRDLTVIDTPGLGSLDAASVKRTEELLGVGTDDDAASAWTAPESESDADAVTATIDPRAKDAPDELDPVSRNAVAGAEAVLYVLTQSVRADDEQALAAFTAATASRDAGPVNAIAVLNKADTIEPDSVSGADGDQWRAALLVAEKQAHSLKPRVTDVLPVIGLLAETSETGRFTSTDADILRRLAEVDEVTLETMLISADLFTTWECEVPAAERVSILERLDLYGIGRGIRAVRDQPDITAGALRRELLDSSGLAAVRSRLDSVFRARADGIKAAAAMASVSALAHASGDAGERQRVHDAIEVLLAKPEAHQLRLLEALTVVAAGAVTMPEDLAEEVLRVGSTSSVGEQLGMVGRPPQEWAAYALERAGWWRSFASFGATPAQSRVAHVVHRAYFLIWQQLREATR, encoded by the coding sequence GTGACCGCAGCAGGGGGACGGCAACCCTTCTCCGGTCCGCTGTCCGCCGCCGTGGCCAACCTCTGTCAACGACTGCAACAACAGGTGAGTCCGCGCACCGCCGCCGGGTTCCGCGAGGTCCTGCGCAGGCTGGACGCGCCACTCCAACTCGCCGTGGCAGGCCGAATCAAATCCGGTAAATCCACGCTGGTCAACGCGCTGATCGGTCGCCGGGTCGCCCCTACCGACATCGGCGAGTGCACCCGGCTGGTCACCCGGTTCCAATACGGGACCGTGGACCGCATCGAGGTCGTCTTCACCGATGGCGGCAAGCAGGTCCTGCCCTTCGAACCCGGTGGCATGATCCCGGCCTCACTGGGCGTGGACATCGACAAGGTCTCGCATATCGAGGCCTTCCTGACCAACGCGGTGCTCCGCGATCTCACCGTCATCGACACCCCCGGACTCGGCTCACTGGACGCCGCCTCGGTCAAGCGCACCGAGGAACTACTCGGGGTCGGTACCGATGACGACGCCGCATCGGCATGGACGGCGCCCGAGTCGGAGTCCGACGCCGACGCGGTCACCGCCACCATCGACCCGCGGGCCAAGGACGCGCCCGACGAGCTGGATCCGGTGTCCCGCAATGCCGTGGCAGGCGCCGAGGCCGTGTTGTACGTGCTGACCCAGTCGGTCCGCGCCGATGACGAGCAGGCACTCGCCGCATTCACCGCGGCCACCGCGAGTCGGGACGCCGGTCCGGTCAACGCGATCGCCGTCCTCAACAAGGCCGACACCATCGAACCCGATTCCGTCAGCGGTGCCGACGGCGATCAGTGGCGGGCCGCGTTGCTGGTGGCCGAGAAACAGGCCCACAGCCTGAAACCACGGGTCACCGACGTCCTGCCCGTCATCGGACTGCTGGCCGAGACCTCCGAGACCGGCCGGTTCACCTCGACCGATGCCGACATCCTGCGGCGGCTCGCGGAGGTCGACGAGGTCACCCTGGAGACGATGCTGATCTCGGCGGACCTGTTCACCACCTGGGAATGCGAAGTGCCCGCCGCCGAACGGGTGTCGATCCTGGAGCGGCTCGATCTCTACGGCATCGGTCGCGGCATTCGCGCCGTGCGCGATCAACCCGACATCACGGCGGGTGCGTTGCGGCGCGAGCTGTTGGACTCGTCCGGCTTGGCGGCCGTCCGCAGCAGGTTGGACAGCGTGTTCCGGGCCCGCGCCGACGGCATCAAGGCGGCGGCCGCGATGGCCTCGGTGAGTGCGTTGGCCCATGCCTCCGGCGACGCAGGCGAGCGGCAACGGGTGCACGACGCCATCGAGGTGTTGCTCGCGAAACCCGAGGCGCACCAGCTGCGTCTGTTGGAGGCGCTGACCGTGGTGGCGGCGGGGGCGGTGACCATGCCGGAGGACCTGGCGGAGGAGGTGCTCCGCGTCGGCAGCACGAGCTCGGTCGGCGAACAGCTGGGCATGGTCGGCCGACCGCCGCAGGAATGGGCGGCCTACGCCCTGGAGCGGGCGGGTTGGTGGCGATCGTTCGCCTCGTTCGGCGCGACACCCGCCCAGAGCCGGGTGGCCCATGTGGTGCACCGGGCGTACTTCCTGATCTGGCAGCAACTACGCGAGGCCACCCGCTGA
- a CDS encoding LysR family transcriptional regulator — protein MVRHLREFLVVAEELHFGRAAESLGVAQPVLSRRIRRLEDEFGTELFRRGSRGVELTEAGRLLTEDAPALLTGFDRTRRLINRIGSGSRRPIVVGVPAELPARTIGALLRACARRLPELTVEPVLAGATPQTALLDDGALDVALLTGPIDDPQLHSGVPLDQEWGAVLPSAADAAAGLDPIELRHLSGSGLIVSSNPASFGWHERILADCAAEGFAPAVVHRAETPQLAIGMVLAGRGVTFLPAAVVEREPRVIWRPLRDRPLLCRWAVGWPRRRSHPDAHLVAELLTDVVRDHLTAERPRQSARPDRLRPWTAVYGTAATLRGLPDSGGLGVLI, from the coding sequence ATGGTGCGACACCTGCGAGAATTCCTTGTTGTCGCCGAAGAACTGCACTTCGGTCGCGCCGCTGAGTCCCTCGGCGTGGCCCAGCCGGTCCTCAGCAGAAGGATTCGCCGACTCGAGGACGAATTCGGCACAGAGCTGTTCCGCCGCGGCTCGCGGGGTGTCGAACTCACCGAGGCGGGCCGATTGCTCACCGAGGACGCACCCGCGCTGCTGACCGGATTCGATCGCACCCGGCGCCTGATCAACCGCATCGGCTCTGGAAGCCGCCGCCCCATCGTGGTCGGCGTCCCCGCCGAGCTCCCGGCTCGCACCATCGGCGCCCTGCTACGAGCCTGTGCCCGCAGACTGCCGGAGCTCACGGTCGAACCAGTGCTCGCCGGTGCCACACCGCAGACCGCCCTACTCGACGACGGTGCCCTCGACGTCGCGCTGTTGACGGGACCGATCGACGATCCGCAGCTGCACAGCGGTGTTCCGCTCGATCAGGAATGGGGAGCAGTGCTGCCCAGCGCCGCCGATGCGGCCGCCGGGCTCGACCCGATCGAGCTGCGTCACCTCAGCGGATCGGGGCTCATCGTCTCGTCGAATCCCGCCTCGTTCGGTTGGCACGAGCGCATCCTGGCCGACTGCGCCGCCGAGGGGTTCGCCCCGGCCGTCGTGCACCGCGCCGAGACACCACAACTTGCCATCGGGATGGTGCTGGCAGGCCGAGGCGTCACCTTCCTGCCCGCCGCCGTCGTCGAACGCGAGCCCCGCGTGATCTGGCGGCCCCTCCGAGACAGACCGCTGCTCTGCCGTTGGGCCGTCGGCTGGCCCCGGCGCCGCAGCCATCCCGATGCTCATCTCGTCGCCGAACTGCTGACCGACGTCGTTCGTGATCACCTCACCGCCGAGCGACCGCGACAGAGCGCCCGTCCGGATCGGCTCCGCCCCTGGACAGCCGTCTACGGCACGGCCGCCACACTGCGCGGACTGCCGGACTCCGGCGGCCTCGGCGTGTTGATCTGA
- a CDS encoding acyl-CoA dehydrogenase, with amino-acid sequence MGHYKSNLRDLEFNLFEVLGVQNQLGTGPFDQADEETARGVLTELEKVASGPLAESFAEADREGTTFDPATHSVTLPESFKQSYRTLWDGEWYRLSLPVELGGYGIPPTVQWAASELILGSNPATYMYLAGPNFATVIWRGGTEEQRRWSELMIERGWGATMVLTEPDAGSDVGAGRTKAIQQEDGSWHLEGVKRFITSGDHDLSENIVHLVLARPEGPGVESKPGTKGLSLFLVPKFHFDVETGELGERNGAFVTGVEHKMGLNASATCELTFGQNGTPAKGWLLGDVHDGIAQMFQIIEYARMMVGTKAIGTLSTGYLNALDYAKERVQGPDLAEQANKNAPRVPITRHADVRRILMLQKAYAEGMRGLYLYTASFQDRILAGKAAGEDVSLPEKINDLLLPIVKGVGSERAYEMLTLSLQTLGGSGYLQDYPIEQYIRDAKIDSLYEGTTAIQGMDFFFRKIIRDNGQALMHVATEIQNFLDSESGNGRLKEERALLKRALEDFQGMLGGMIGFLTSAQEDKANIYKVGQNQVRLLMSAGDLLIGWTLLRQSEIALTALDNDPSDRDRLFYEGKIAAARFFAKTVLPELSARKATLEATDNTLMDLPEAAF; translated from the coding sequence ATGGGCCACTACAAGAGCAATCTCCGGGACCTGGAGTTCAACCTCTTCGAGGTCCTCGGCGTGCAGAATCAGCTGGGCACCGGCCCGTTCGACCAGGCCGACGAGGAGACCGCCCGAGGCGTGCTGACCGAGCTGGAGAAGGTCGCCTCCGGCCCGTTGGCAGAGTCCTTCGCCGAGGCCGACCGCGAGGGCACCACCTTCGATCCCGCGACCCACTCGGTCACGCTGCCCGAGTCGTTCAAGCAGTCGTACCGGACGCTGTGGGACGGCGAGTGGTACCGGCTGAGCCTGCCGGTCGAGCTCGGCGGCTACGGCATTCCGCCGACCGTGCAGTGGGCGGCCTCCGAGCTGATCCTCGGCTCGAACCCCGCGACCTACATGTACCTGGCCGGTCCGAACTTCGCGACGGTCATCTGGCGCGGCGGCACCGAGGAACAGCGCCGCTGGTCCGAGCTGATGATCGAGCGCGGCTGGGGCGCCACGATGGTCCTGACCGAGCCCGACGCGGGTTCGGATGTCGGCGCGGGCCGCACCAAGGCCATCCAGCAGGAGGACGGGTCCTGGCACCTGGAGGGCGTCAAGCGCTTCATCACCTCCGGTGACCACGACCTCAGCGAGAACATCGTCCACCTGGTGCTCGCCCGCCCCGAGGGCCCCGGCGTCGAGTCCAAGCCCGGCACCAAGGGCCTGAGCCTGTTCCTGGTGCCGAAGTTCCACTTCGACGTCGAGACCGGCGAGCTCGGCGAGCGCAACGGCGCCTTCGTGACCGGGGTCGAGCACAAGATGGGGCTCAACGCCTCCGCGACCTGCGAGTTGACCTTCGGGCAGAACGGCACGCCTGCCAAGGGCTGGCTGCTCGGCGATGTGCACGACGGCATCGCGCAGATGTTCCAGATCATCGAGTACGCCCGGATGATGGTCGGAACGAAGGCGATCGGCACGTTGTCCACCGGCTACCTCAACGCCCTGGACTACGCCAAGGAGCGGGTGCAGGGACCCGACCTGGCCGAGCAGGCGAACAAGAACGCCCCCCGGGTGCCGATCACCCGGCACGCGGACGTGCGCCGAATCCTGATGCTGCAGAAGGCCTACGCCGAGGGCATGCGCGGTCTATACCTCTACACCGCCAGCTTCCAGGACCGGATTCTGGCCGGTAAGGCCGCAGGCGAGGACGTCTCGCTGCCCGAGAAGATCAACGACCTGCTGCTGCCGATCGTCAAGGGCGTCGGCTCCGAGCGGGCCTACGAGATGCTGACCCTGTCGTTGCAGACGCTCGGCGGCTCGGGCTACCTGCAGGATTACCCGATCGAGCAGTACATCCGCGACGCCAAGATCGACAGCCTCTACGAAGGCACCACCGCGATCCAGGGGATGGACTTCTTCTTCCGGAAGATCATCCGCGACAACGGCCAGGCGTTGATGCACGTCGCGACCGAGATCCAGAACTTCCTGGACTCCGAGTCGGGCAACGGCAGGCTGAAGGAGGAGCGGGCCCTGCTCAAGCGGGCGCTGGAGGACTTCCAGGGCATGCTCGGCGGGATGATCGGCTTCCTCACCTCCGCGCAGGAGGACAAGGCCAACATCTACAAGGTCGGTCAGAACCAGGTCCGACTGCTGATGAGCGCGGGCGACCTGCTCATCGGATGGACTCTGCTGCGGCAGTCCGAGATCGCCCTCACGGCCCTGGACAACGACCCCAGCGACCGCGATCGGCTGTTCTACGAAGGCAAGATCGCCGCTGCCCGGTTCTTCGCGAAGACCGTGCTCCCCGAGCTCTCCGCGAGGAAGGCAACCCTCGAGGCCACGGACAACACGCTGATGGACCTGCCCGAGGCAGCGTTCTGA
- a CDS encoding MBL fold metallo-hydrolase, translating to MSTERADRDRRRQRPDLTRRRLFGGAAVLAGATAAVAAGTTLLPDAAAVGPDREQGDRLRLGEPGSSGVTLRWLGNNGWEVSFDDRVILIDPWLTRFKTGTYAPEGADPTTPIVSDPALIDPHVSRADQILVTHGHYDHLPDVPYLARATGATVLGTETHLNLIRALDADHATLDEQLSTVSGGEYIQFDGYTIQVLHSVHSMVGERARVPFPGTRPAAVPPRPATIADLVEGGTLAYQITTPGGLRIANFGASNFFAPALAGLRPHVALIQPGGATVHDYVPRLLAALDHPEYVLPTHWDDFDQPLSEPAVDWGGIEALRSAVSTASPDSRFVKVDHLQTFVP from the coding sequence ATGAGCACGGAACGCGCGGATCGAGACAGGCGTCGGCAGCGCCCCGACCTGACCAGACGCCGGTTGTTCGGTGGTGCCGCCGTGTTGGCGGGTGCCACTGCGGCGGTCGCGGCGGGAACCACGCTGCTGCCCGATGCGGCCGCCGTCGGACCGGACCGCGAGCAAGGCGACCGGCTGCGGCTTGGCGAGCCTGGCTCGTCCGGGGTGACGCTGCGCTGGTTGGGCAACAACGGCTGGGAGGTCTCCTTCGACGACAGGGTGATCCTCATCGATCCGTGGCTGACCCGGTTCAAGACCGGTACCTATGCGCCGGAGGGCGCCGATCCGACGACGCCGATCGTGAGCGATCCCGCGTTGATCGATCCGCATGTGAGCCGGGCGGATCAGATCCTGGTCACGCACGGGCATTACGACCATCTCCCCGATGTGCCGTATCTGGCCCGGGCCACCGGGGCGACGGTGCTGGGCACCGAGACGCATCTCAATCTGATCCGGGCGCTGGACGCCGATCACGCGACGTTGGACGAACAGCTCAGCACGGTCTCCGGCGGCGAGTACATCCAGTTCGACGGCTACACCATCCAGGTTCTGCACTCGGTGCACTCGATGGTCGGCGAGCGGGCGAGGGTGCCGTTCCCGGGAACGCGGCCCGCCGCCGTGCCGCCTCGGCCTGCCACCATCGCCGACCTGGTGGAGGGCGGGACGTTGGCCTACCAGATCACCACCCCCGGCGGGCTGCGCATCGCGAACTTCGGAGCCTCGAACTTCTTCGCCCCCGCCCTGGCGGGTCTGCGTCCGCATGTGGCCTTGATCCAACCGGGTGGCGCCACGGTGCACGACTACGTGCCGCGGCTCTTGGCCGCCCTGGATCACCCGGAGTACGTCCTGCCGACGCACTGGGACGACTTCGACCAGCCACTTTCGGAGCCCGCGGTGGACTGGGGCGGCATCGAGGCCCTGCGGTCGGCAGTGTCGACAGCTAGCCCGGACAGCCGGTTCGTCAAGGTCGACCACCTACAGACCTTCGTGCCCTGA